The following proteins come from a genomic window of Paenibacillus spongiae:
- a CDS encoding MFS transporter, translating to MSFFRHVVSVFYRKHLSDQRRGLYTSIMEGIPAVILANFLGSAPILTAYIVYLGGGSAEVGLALAIPALANVVQLIAAYYIQRFNNRRLLLTIFGVMHRIVWVATGLIPFLVPEGSRVAVFIGMFLFSFIMGATSSIFFASLVADMVPAQVRGRYFGIRNTIHWAVASFSLLVGGQILQQFDQQTAFIILYAVSVLCVVWNGIELSRYPNPPFERSAASSSAGLFLKPLKDLSYMKATLFIALFILVQNIAVPLFSYVMLEILQVSIWWVTFITTVQMVVMMFSYYYWGIMNARFATRTLLLWTLPIIGASCVLWVGIEILPAILVLLIIHAALGFGLGGYNLLVFNFMIGDTPKADRPMYVAVFSALTGVTGFIGPLLGGRIYKQIENSPFWLQSYGISFLTGIVLLVLALTIGPVVMREGSHRRRS from the coding sequence ATGTCATTCTTCAGACATGTAGTATCAGTCTTTTATCGCAAACATTTATCCGACCAACGACGCGGCCTATATACCTCGATCATGGAAGGGATACCGGCAGTCATCCTGGCCAATTTTCTGGGGAGTGCCCCGATCCTGACCGCGTATATCGTGTATCTGGGAGGAGGTTCTGCGGAGGTTGGCCTGGCGCTTGCTATTCCGGCGCTCGCTAACGTCGTGCAGTTGATTGCCGCCTATTACATTCAGCGATTTAACAATCGCCGTCTGCTGCTTACGATATTCGGCGTTATGCACCGGATCGTATGGGTGGCAACGGGGCTCATCCCCTTCCTGGTACCGGAAGGATCGCGCGTTGCGGTATTTATCGGCATGTTTCTCTTCTCCTTCATCATGGGTGCGACCAGCAGCATTTTCTTTGCCTCCTTGGTGGCGGATATGGTGCCGGCTCAGGTGCGCGGCCGCTATTTCGGCATCCGCAATACGATTCATTGGGCTGTCGCCAGCTTCTCGCTTCTGGTCGGCGGTCAGATCCTGCAGCAGTTCGATCAGCAGACCGCCTTTATTATTCTATACGCCGTCAGTGTCTTGTGCGTAGTATGGAACGGAATCGAGCTGAGCCGGTATCCGAACCCTCCCTTCGAGCGTTCGGCGGCATCCAGCTCGGCGGGCTTGTTCCTGAAGCCGCTAAAAGATTTATCCTATATGAAAGCGACTCTGTTCATCGCGTTGTTTATTTTGGTGCAAAATATAGCCGTCCCGTTATTTTCCTATGTGATGCTGGAAATACTCCAAGTCAGCATTTGGTGGGTGACGTTCATAACAACGGTGCAAATGGTCGTCATGATGTTCAGCTACTATTATTGGGGCATTATGAATGCTAGATTCGCGACGCGCACGCTGCTGCTCTGGACGCTGCCGATCATTGGCGCTTCCTGCGTGCTGTGGGTCGGAATCGAGATCCTGCCGGCCATCCTCGTTCTCCTAATTATTCATGCTGCATTGGGATTCGGGCTGGGCGGCTATAATTTGCTCGTATTTAATTTTATGATCGGCGATACGCCCAAGGCCGACCGTCCCATGTACGTGGCGGTATTCTCGGCGCTGACAGGGGTGACGGGCTTTATCGGGCCGCTGCTTGGCGGACGAATATATAAGCAGATCGAGAACAGCCCATTCTGGCTGCAGAGCTACGGGATTTCTTTTCTGACGGGTATCGTGCTGCTCGTGCTTGCGTTAACGATCGGTCCGGTCGTCATGCGCGAGGGGAGCCATAGACGCCGGAGTTAA
- a CDS encoding ABC transporter substrate-binding protein, translating to MSRVKVVITILFAFTLIFVAACGNSNSGSTGNNGAKESEGNGTVNKQENEPVKEEEPPVKEERQIDMNGETLKIINWVDGPSEETPEGALELERWKEAEKKFNVKIVYEKVPWGESIKMVTNAALTGESVADIVPLDLYFAIPAINQGLFMPVDGFFDFEDPKWPAGMKKHGMVNGKMYGFTTSISNASGIYYNKTLFEREGLPDPHDLVAQDKWNWETFLDIAKKATKDTDGDGVIDQWGVTNTAPTLERILIHSNDAAFIEQKDGKHVFAFDNPNLLEALHFYSDLYNVHKVVKPSKNENFDDYNDSQTVFAAGKAAMVTGEVWEGATRTTMTDEQGFVFFPKGPKATVWQGSIENYVQNYIPANVKRAEEKAYIWDYIQTWDRVQPKLREEAEKQLLADEKDIEAMLEIVKYSQPIFLPLDGALGDSAYSIGNRGESPETVMERNKLKAQAAIDAQLNTIKEAAAEAPAAK from the coding sequence ATGTCGAGAGTGAAAGTAGTCATCACCATTTTGTTTGCGTTTACACTCATTTTTGTAGCTGCATGCGGCAACTCTAATTCAGGCAGTACGGGAAACAATGGCGCGAAGGAATCTGAAGGAAACGGGACAGTAAACAAGCAGGAGAATGAGCCCGTCAAGGAAGAAGAGCCGCCGGTAAAAGAAGAACGGCAGATCGACATGAACGGTGAAACGCTCAAAATTATCAACTGGGTGGACGGTCCATCCGAAGAAACGCCTGAGGGCGCTCTGGAGCTTGAGAGATGGAAAGAGGCGGAGAAGAAATTCAACGTTAAGATCGTATATGAGAAGGTGCCATGGGGCGAAAGCATCAAGATGGTCACCAACGCAGCGCTGACCGGCGAATCCGTAGCGGACATCGTACCGCTGGACCTGTACTTCGCTATCCCGGCTATCAATCAAGGTCTGTTCATGCCAGTTGACGGTTTCTTCGACTTCGAAGATCCGAAGTGGCCTGCAGGCATGAAGAAGCATGGCATGGTCAACGGCAAGATGTACGGCTTCACGACGAGCATCAGCAATGCATCGGGTATTTATTATAATAAGACGCTGTTCGAGCGTGAAGGCTTGCCGGATCCGCATGATCTAGTGGCGCAAGACAAATGGAATTGGGAAACCTTCCTCGATATCGCGAAGAAGGCGACGAAGGATACGGACGGCGACGGCGTAATCGATCAATGGGGTGTAACCAACACGGCACCGACATTGGAGCGGATTCTCATTCACTCGAATGATGCCGCTTTCATTGAGCAAAAGGACGGCAAGCATGTGTTTGCATTCGACAATCCGAACCTTCTGGAAGCGCTTCACTTCTACAGCGACCTGTACAATGTCCATAAGGTCGTAAAGCCGAGCAAGAATGAGAACTTCGACGATTACAATGATTCCCAAACCGTGTTCGCTGCCGGTAAAGCGGCTATGGTAACCGGCGAGGTATGGGAAGGCGCGACACGCACGACGATGACGGATGAGCAAGGCTTCGTCTTCTTCCCTAAAGGCCCTAAAGCAACCGTATGGCAGGGAAGCATCGAGAACTACGTACAGAACTATATCCCGGCTAACGTAAAGAGAGCGGAAGAGAAAGCTTATATTTGGGATTACATCCAGACATGGGACCGCGTGCAGCCGAAGCTGCGCGAAGAGGCGGAGAAGCAGCTGCTCGCGGATGAGAAGGACATTGAAGCTATGCTGGAAATCGTGAAATATTCCCAGCCAATCTTCCTTCCTCTAGATGGTGCGCTCGGTGATTCGGCTTATTCCATTGGTAATCGTGGAGAGTCGCCGGAAACGGTTATGGAACGGAACAAGCTGAAGGCCCAGGCTGCAATCGATGCGCAGCTGAATACGATTAAAGAAGCCGCTGCGGAAGCGCCAGCAGCGAAGTAA
- a CDS encoding extracellular solute-binding protein, whose amino-acid sequence MRKVTRKTKAIAAALLALVVVIIIVSVVPVKQSSGSVLEPVKGGLELTADPAAIQTSAGNRYESYIAQYADQARPSVTQVIEAESFAAADGMNATIIDSYEGSSTPVVSTEDTGAIHWDVQVPEDGLYHMGLRYYPVDGNSSSIERELLIDGSAPFDEATRLLFSRVWRNELPKVEMDSNGNELRPRQVENPEWQETIFHDAEGYYKEPFSFFLTKGQHRITLNSLREPMIIDSLKLYQEETIPDYKTVVKSYEDKGYDVTKGQFIKFQGESASLKSNPSLYPLNDRSSPGTEPYHVSKIRMNTIGGVNWKIPGQWIAWDIEVPEDGLYEFGLRYKQNTVRGVNVVRKLTIDGIVPFKEAETIPFRYDGAWQIGTPGEDGKPYLFYLTKGKHQIKLELNMGELTEVIRTVRSSIQQLNALYLKIVMITSTVPDPLRDYELEKKIPELQSVFQKQSEILEKAAKRMDEMIRGASDSTTILRTTAYQLDDLGSRPETLATRLKRFKDNVTALGTWLLTVNQQPLEIDYLYFKSPDAATPPVSTGIVRKTVHEVMSFAKSFTENYNTVSSSGQDSKKQVTVWIAAGRDQAQLLRSMIDNSFTPQTGISVNLQLVNAAVVLPATLAGKGPDIALSQGDVINFAMRNALQDLSKFPEFDSIKARFKDSAFTSFNYKDGVFAIPETQTFPMLFYRKDILDELNLEVPQTWEDMYKVIPELQKHNMELALPTNIVFETMLYQNKGQFYKEDGIATDLDSDVGITSFQKWTELYTNYKLPITFDFINRFRTGEMPLGIADYTTYNFLTVFAPEIRGQWNFAALPGMRDADGSVHHETLSTATGTVMFKDAKNKEAGWEFIKWWTDTEAQVTFGREMEAILGESARYAAANLEALEQLPWSARELKQLTEELNWVVGRPAVPGGYSLDRHLNNAFYEVYTDGTEPRETLENYVRTINQEITIKRQEFGLPTK is encoded by the coding sequence ATGCGGAAGGTAACGAGGAAAACAAAGGCGATTGCTGCTGCCCTGCTGGCCCTGGTCGTAGTCATCATCATCGTCTCCGTTGTTCCTGTGAAACAATCGTCAGGCAGTGTTCTGGAACCCGTCAAGGGAGGGCTGGAGCTTACGGCAGACCCTGCGGCAATTCAAACCTCGGCTGGCAATCGGTACGAATCGTACATCGCACAATACGCGGATCAAGCACGTCCCTCCGTTACGCAAGTGATCGAAGCGGAATCATTCGCAGCTGCCGACGGAATGAATGCGACAATAATAGACTCCTATGAAGGTTCATCGACTCCTGTGGTCAGCACGGAAGATACCGGCGCTATTCACTGGGATGTTCAGGTGCCTGAGGATGGCTTATATCATATGGGTTTACGTTACTATCCCGTGGATGGCAACAGCTCGTCGATCGAGCGGGAGCTGCTCATTGATGGAAGCGCTCCATTCGATGAGGCGACCAGACTCTTATTCTCGCGGGTATGGCGCAATGAGCTTCCCAAGGTGGAAATGGATTCGAACGGGAATGAGCTGAGACCCAGACAGGTCGAGAACCCGGAATGGCAGGAAACGATATTTCATGATGCGGAAGGCTACTATAAGGAGCCGTTCTCGTTCTTTTTAACGAAAGGGCAGCATCGCATTACACTGAACTCGCTCAGAGAGCCTATGATTATCGACTCGTTGAAGCTGTACCAGGAAGAGACGATTCCTGATTACAAGACCGTGGTTAAGTCCTATGAGGACAAGGGCTACGATGTCACCAAGGGACAATTTATTAAGTTTCAAGGCGAAAGCGCGTCATTGAAATCGAATCCCTCGCTGTATCCCCTTAACGACCGGTCAAGCCCGGGTACGGAGCCCTATCATGTGTCGAAAATTCGGATGAATACGATCGGCGGGGTCAATTGGAAAATTCCCGGCCAATGGATCGCTTGGGACATTGAAGTGCCCGAGGACGGTCTCTATGAATTCGGACTGCGTTACAAGCAGAATACGGTTCGGGGCGTCAATGTCGTAAGGAAACTCACGATCGACGGCATCGTTCCATTCAAAGAGGCAGAAACGATTCCGTTCCGGTACGACGGGGCGTGGCAGATCGGAACCCCAGGGGAAGACGGAAAGCCGTATTTATTCTATCTGACCAAAGGCAAGCACCAAATCAAGCTCGAGCTGAACATGGGAGAGCTGACCGAGGTTATTCGCACGGTCCGCTCCAGCATTCAGCAGCTGAATGCCCTGTATCTCAAAATCGTCATGATTACGTCAACCGTTCCGGATCCACTCCGCGACTATGAATTGGAGAAGAAAATTCCGGAGCTCCAATCGGTCTTCCAAAAGCAGAGCGAGATACTGGAGAAAGCGGCGAAACGGATGGACGAAATGATTCGCGGAGCAAGCGACAGCACAACGATATTGCGAACGACTGCTTATCAGCTTGACGATTTGGGCAGCAGGCCCGAGACTCTGGCGACCAGGCTGAAGCGCTTCAAAGACAATGTAACAGCGCTGGGAACTTGGCTTCTTACCGTGAATCAGCAGCCGCTGGAAATCGATTATTTGTATTTCAAATCCCCGGATGCTGCGACACCGCCTGTCAGTACCGGAATTGTCCGCAAAACCGTACATGAGGTGATGTCCTTCGCGAAATCCTTCACGGAGAACTACAATACGGTAAGCAGCAGCGGGCAAGACAGCAAGAAACAAGTAACGGTGTGGATTGCCGCAGGAAGGGACCAAGCTCAGCTGCTTCGGTCGATGATCGACAATTCCTTCACGCCGCAGACGGGTATTTCCGTCAATCTGCAGCTTGTTAATGCGGCTGTCGTCCTGCCTGCCACCTTGGCGGGGAAGGGGCCCGATATCGCGTTGTCCCAAGGGGACGTGATCAACTTCGCCATGCGCAACGCGCTCCAGGATTTATCGAAATTCCCGGAATTCGATTCGATCAAAGCCCGGTTCAAGGACAGCGCGTTTACAAGCTTCAACTATAAAGACGGCGTATTCGCCATTCCCGAAACGCAAACCTTCCCGATGCTGTTCTACCGGAAGGATATTTTGGACGAATTGAATCTGGAGGTCCCGCAAACCTGGGAGGATATGTATAAGGTCATTCCGGAGCTTCAGAAGCATAACATGGAACTTGCACTGCCGACCAACATCGTCTTCGAGACGATGCTCTACCAGAACAAAGGCCAATTCTATAAGGAAGACGGCATTGCCACCGACCTGGATTCGGACGTCGGAATCACGTCCTTCCAGAAATGGACGGAGCTGTACACCAACTATAAGCTGCCGATCACATTCGATTTCATCAACCGCTTCCGCACGGGCGAGATGCCGCTGGGTATTGCGGATTATACCACCTATAACTTCTTGACCGTCTTCGCTCCCGAGATCAGAGGCCAATGGAATTTCGCGGCGCTTCCGGGAATGCGCGACGCGGACGGATCGGTTCATCATGAAACGCTCAGCACCGCTACCGGCACGGTCATGTTCAAAGATGCGAAGAATAAAGAAGCCGGCTGGGAATTTATCAAGTGGTGGACCGATACGGAGGCTCAGGTGACGTTCGGACGCGAGATGGAAGCCATTCTCGGGGAGTCGGCGCGTTATGCCGCGGCAAACCTGGAAGCGCTTGAACAGCTGCCTTGGTCCGCAAGAGAGCTGAAGCAGTTGACCGAGGAATTGAATTGGGTCGTCGGCCGACCGGCCGTCCCAGGCGGATATTCGTTAGACCGCCATCTGAACAACGCATTCTACGAGGTTTACACCGACGGCACAGAGCCGCGCGAAACCTTGGAGAATTACGTCCGGACCATTAATCAAGAGATTACGATCAAACGGCAGGAATTCGGTTTGCCAACGAAGTAG
- a CDS encoding carbohydrate ABC transporter permease, with the protein MKRKKVIYAMIAPYFLIFFTFTVLPVCLSLLVSFTNFNMLEFPKWVGWRNYAQLFVRDDVFLIALKNTLIFAAITGPVSYIACFVLAWIINEFPPKIRAIATLVFYAPALSGSAYIVWTLLFSSDSYGYINAFLIKWHLNSEPILWLQTPKYIMPIIIIVQLWLSLGTSFLAFIAGLQSMDKTLLEAGAIDGIRNRWQELWFITLPSMRPMLMFGAVIQITASFAVAEVATALAGFPSVKYAGHTIVTHLMDYGSIRFEMGYASAIATVLFAMMLGSNLIVRKLLAKVGE; encoded by the coding sequence ATGAAGCGGAAAAAAGTCATCTATGCGATGATCGCGCCGTACTTCCTCATATTCTTCACGTTTACCGTTCTTCCCGTCTGTTTATCGCTTCTTGTCAGCTTCACGAACTTTAATATGCTGGAATTTCCGAAATGGGTCGGATGGCGGAATTATGCGCAATTGTTCGTACGCGATGACGTATTTCTCATCGCCCTTAAGAACACGCTCATATTCGCAGCCATCACAGGTCCCGTCAGTTATATCGCATGCTTCGTGCTGGCGTGGATCATCAATGAATTCCCGCCCAAAATAAGAGCGATTGCTACATTAGTCTTCTATGCGCCGGCTTTATCCGGCAGTGCGTACATCGTCTGGACGCTCTTGTTCAGCAGCGATTCCTACGGTTACATTAACGCCTTCCTGATCAAGTGGCATCTGAATTCGGAGCCCATTCTGTGGCTCCAGACACCGAAGTATATTATGCCGATCATTATCATCGTTCAGCTGTGGCTTAGCCTAGGAACCAGCTTCCTCGCCTTCATCGCGGGGCTGCAGAGCATGGATAAAACGCTGCTTGAGGCCGGGGCCATCGATGGCATCCGCAACCGCTGGCAGGAGCTCTGGTTCATTACGCTGCCTTCGATGAGGCCGATGCTGATGTTCGGGGCGGTCATACAGATCACGGCTTCCTTCGCCGTTGCGGAAGTGGCTACGGCCTTGGCCGGTTTTCCGAGCGTTAAATATGCGGGACATACGATCGTCACGCACTTGATGGATTACGGCTCCATCCGCTTCGAGATGGGGTATGCGTCGGCCATCGCGACCGTATTGTTCGCCATGATGCTGGGATCCAATCTTATCGTCCGAAAACTGCTTGCGAAGGTCGGTGAATGA
- a CDS encoding carbohydrate ABC transporter permease gives MTVIQIRLPKKRISRSWKGDVMLFALLALVGYFMALPLVFVISNAFKPINEILKFPPDFLVRNPTMTNFSDLYHLLAGSWVPVTRYLYNTFFIAIVGTAGHVIIASMAAYPLAKRHFPGKATLFTIVVLSLMFSATVTQITNYMTMSWLGFLDTHWAVIIPAIGSSLGIYLMKQYMEQIPDALLEAAEIDGCGEFRIFWTIVMPVVKPAWLTLIIFSFQGLWGAGGAAGAMYIYSEQMKTIDYALGQILQGGIIRTGPSMAATLLMLTVPIFIFILSQSSIIQTMSTSGMKD, from the coding sequence ATGACCGTGATTCAAATCAGGCTGCCAAAAAAGAGAATAAGCCGCTCCTGGAAGGGCGATGTCATGCTGTTCGCGCTGCTCGCCCTGGTTGGATACTTCATGGCGCTGCCGCTGGTCTTCGTCATCAGCAACGCGTTCAAGCCGATCAATGAAATATTGAAATTTCCGCCGGATTTCCTGGTCCGGAATCCGACCATGACCAATTTCTCCGACTTGTACCATCTGCTGGCGGGCTCCTGGGTTCCGGTGACGCGATATTTGTACAACACCTTCTTTATCGCGATCGTCGGCACGGCCGGCCATGTCATCATTGCATCGATGGCGGCGTACCCGCTTGCCAAGCGCCATTTTCCGGGGAAAGCCACCCTGTTTACGATCGTCGTATTGTCGCTCATGTTCTCCGCGACGGTAACGCAGATTACGAACTATATGACGATGTCCTGGCTCGGTTTTCTTGATACGCATTGGGCGGTCATCATACCGGCGATCGGTTCCTCGCTTGGCATCTATTTAATGAAGCAATATATGGAGCAAATACCGGACGCCTTGCTGGAGGCCGCCGAAATCGACGGATGCGGCGAGTTCCGCATTTTCTGGACGATTGTCATGCCGGTGGTAAAACCAGCATGGCTGACGCTCATTATCTTCTCGTTCCAGGGGTTATGGGGTGCTGGAGGCGCAGCCGGCGCTATGTACATTTATAGCGAGCAGATGAAGACGATCGACTATGCGCTCGGTCAAATATTGCAGGGCGGCATTATACGGACCGGACCTTCGATGGCGGCAACGCTGCTGATGCTGACGGTGCCGATTTTCATCTTTATTCTGTCGCAGAGCAGCATCATCCAAACCATGTCAACCTCCGGCATGAAAGATTGA
- a CDS encoding YIP1 family protein, with amino-acid sequence MNRLRRVLLLFPLLLVMVGIAVPASAAPYDGYNYSWWGEPDPAPVPYLPVKQVVGDQLSSGAFNSPEDIFITSDKEIYVVDTGNSRIVRLDENANVTQIISTFTNSGKEDKFAAPQGIYVHTNGHLFVADTGNKRVVELTKEGDLVRVIGAPESDVLGSGFVYEPIKLVGDSAGRLYVVGKGVFNGIMQFDSGGKFTGFMGVNKVRYNAVEVFWKKFSTDEQRSKMMLFIPVEFNNVDIDSEGFIYATTREAFSDAPVKRLNPSGDDVLKRTGYHPPKGDVRFRIGGLRPGTSAIASVAIDRNGIYSILDTTRGRIFTYDREGKLMYIYGLLGEQVGTFKTPNDIDMLGDKMVVLDKGLNQLVFFEPTRYGSAVRDAVILNDTGQEEKSVEKWHEALSLNNNLELAYLGIGKAELRQGNNYEAMQNFELGMHREYYSRAFERYRKEFMWEHFGKIMVGVIAVAAMLFLARVFIKRKETEPGVVGIAWYTIFHPFNGFWELKFEKKGRVWFALLLLLVLSLLYLLKRQYTGFIFNPAINDPDSVNMIDEIKFIVLPFFMYCIANWSLTTLMDGEGKFKEIVIATAYALIPLILMQIPLILLSNIITIQEGSFYQLLESIGFLWFFGLLLVGMLTVHQYSVSKTIVTMILTIIVIGIMIFLGLLFFSLVQQMLSFGTTVYKEAIFRIGEG; translated from the coding sequence GTGAATCGATTACGAAGAGTTCTGCTGCTTTTCCCACTTTTGTTGGTCATGGTTGGCATCGCAGTTCCGGCGTCCGCCGCCCCATACGATGGATACAACTATTCATGGTGGGGAGAGCCCGATCCGGCGCCCGTTCCGTATTTGCCTGTTAAGCAGGTGGTAGGCGACCAGCTGTCGTCCGGTGCGTTCAATTCGCCGGAGGATATCTTCATTACATCGGACAAGGAAATATACGTTGTCGATACGGGTAACAGCCGGATCGTCCGTCTGGACGAGAATGCCAATGTAACGCAGATCATCAGCACCTTTACAAACAGTGGCAAAGAAGATAAGTTTGCGGCTCCGCAAGGGATTTACGTTCATACGAACGGTCATCTGTTCGTTGCGGACACGGGCAATAAGCGTGTGGTCGAGCTGACCAAAGAAGGAGATTTAGTACGCGTTATCGGAGCCCCGGAGAGCGATGTGCTGGGCAGCGGCTTCGTGTATGAGCCCATCAAGCTCGTCGGGGATTCCGCCGGCCGGCTGTATGTGGTCGGCAAAGGGGTCTTCAACGGAATCATGCAGTTCGATTCCGGTGGCAAATTTACAGGATTCATGGGCGTCAATAAGGTGCGATACAACGCGGTAGAAGTGTTCTGGAAGAAATTCAGCACGGATGAACAGCGGTCAAAGATGATGTTGTTCATTCCGGTCGAATTCAACAACGTCGATATCGACAGCGAAGGGTTCATCTACGCAACGACCAGAGAAGCGTTCAGCGATGCGCCGGTCAAGCGTCTGAACCCGTCGGGAGACGATGTTCTCAAGCGGACGGGTTACCATCCTCCCAAAGGTGATGTAAGGTTTAGGATAGGCGGGCTAAGACCGGGTACATCCGCCATCGCGAGCGTAGCGATTGACCGGAACGGGATTTACAGCATTCTGGATACGACGCGCGGCCGCATATTCACCTATGACCGGGAAGGCAAGCTGATGTATATTTACGGACTGCTCGGCGAACAGGTCGGGACGTTCAAGACGCCGAACGATATCGATATGCTTGGCGACAAGATGGTCGTTCTGGACAAGGGGCTAAATCAGCTTGTTTTCTTCGAGCCGACCCGGTACGGAAGCGCGGTCCGGGATGCCGTTATTCTGAACGATACCGGCCAGGAAGAGAAGTCGGTCGAGAAGTGGCATGAAGCGCTGAGCTTGAACAACAACCTGGAGCTTGCTTACCTGGGGATCGGGAAGGCCGAGCTCAGACAGGGGAACAATTACGAGGCCATGCAGAACTTCGAGCTTGGCATGCATCGCGAGTATTATTCCCGGGCATTCGAGCGCTACCGGAAGGAATTCATGTGGGAGCACTTCGGCAAAATCATGGTAGGCGTTATTGCAGTCGCGGCGATGCTTTTCCTGGCGAGGGTCTTTATTAAGCGGAAAGAAACCGAGCCCGGGGTAGTCGGCATAGCATGGTACACCATCTTCCACCCGTTCAACGGATTCTGGGAGCTGAAATTTGAGAAGAAGGGCCGGGTATGGTTCGCGCTTCTGCTTCTGCTCGTGTTATCGCTGCTGTACCTATTAAAGCGGCAATATACGGGATTCATATTCAACCCTGCCATTAACGATCCGGACAGCGTGAATATGATCGACGAAATCAAGTTTATCGTACTGCCATTCTTCATGTATTGCATTGCCAACTGGTCGCTCACCACTTTGATGGATGGCGAAGGCAAATTCAAGGAAATTGTCATTGCGACGGCCTATGCGCTCATACCGCTCATTCTGATGCAAATTCCGTTAATTCTGCTGTCGAACATCATTACAATCCAGGAAGGCTCCTTCTACCAATTATTGGAGTCCATTGGATTCCTATGGTTCTTCGGATTGCTGCTGGTCGGTATGCTTACCGTTCATCAATACAGTGTCTCCAAAACGATCGTGACCATGATATTAACCATAATTGTAATCGGAATTATGATCTTCCTTGGCCTGCTGTTCTTCAGCCTCGTTCAACAGATGCTCTCGTTCGGAACAACGGTGTACAAAGAAGCTATATTCAGAATTGGGGAGGGATAA